One genomic region from Thermoleptolyngbya sichuanensis A183 encodes:
- a CDS encoding tetratricopeptide repeat protein, translating into MNTLNSLSSSRRGWLLAAVGLSATSAVLWFTQAGGPALNRLGDRPSRHLDAPYRYPFFVSTSGSATARLEQEIAHFQERVRQMPAQSVAQGLEQSALALGYLKMARLTGQSHWYLLADQTAQEALRSMPEHPEAIAVLARVAEARHDFDQALALAVQLDGSKEALSVQAAVHLARGNLVAAAEAGDRLVDQTLSPAAFTQQALVRAAQGDDEGALQSFQYALEVEEAGDLGSAARTRTLLGRFYYERGQLDLARGLYHEALRILPSYLPARLNLAQLALRQGRYGLAAQYYRQVEDMGSAATVYEPLVQRGQARLKPLQHQPAQAEIHWANAELQLRQTLAETSADSSAFGFGHRRDLARLLLERGRPEDTAEALALMEAEVKQRRDADTLDTYAWALAQMGRWQEAREVVQAAIALGTRDAALCDRAAQIEEALGNPAQAAAYRQQMLEIDPQFDQNARHAAGLGIGLGG; encoded by the coding sequence ATGAACACGCTGAATAGTTTGAGTTCCAGCAGGCGGGGATGGCTGCTGGCGGCGGTGGGATTGTCGGCCACCAGTGCCGTGCTGTGGTTCACGCAGGCAGGCGGGCCGGCACTAAATCGACTGGGCGATCGCCCTTCTCGCCATCTCGATGCCCCCTACCGCTACCCGTTTTTCGTTAGCACCTCCGGCAGCGCAACGGCACGACTAGAGCAGGAAATTGCCCATTTTCAGGAGCGCGTCCGGCAGATGCCTGCCCAGAGCGTAGCGCAAGGACTGGAGCAGTCGGCGCTGGCGCTGGGCTATTTGAAAATGGCGCGGCTGACAGGGCAAAGCCACTGGTATCTGCTGGCAGACCAGACGGCGCAGGAGGCGCTAAGGTCCATGCCAGAACACCCAGAGGCGATCGCCGTGTTGGCACGGGTGGCAGAGGCACGGCACGACTTTGATCAAGCACTGGCGCTGGCAGTACAACTGGATGGGTCGAAAGAGGCGCTGAGCGTCCAGGCAGCGGTGCATCTGGCAAGAGGCAACCTGGTAGCAGCGGCTGAGGCGGGCGATCGCCTCGTTGATCAAACCCTGAGTCCAGCCGCCTTTACCCAACAAGCGCTAGTGCGGGCAGCCCAAGGAGACGATGAGGGCGCATTGCAAAGTTTCCAATACGCCCTAGAGGTTGAGGAAGCAGGCGATCTCGGCAGTGCCGCCCGCACGCGCACGCTGCTCGGCCGGTTCTATTACGAACGGGGACAGCTTGATTTGGCGCGGGGTCTGTATCATGAGGCGCTGCGAATTTTGCCGAGTTACCTGCCCGCCCGCCTGAACCTGGCCCAGTTGGCGCTGCGGCAGGGGCGCTATGGGCTGGCGGCACAATACTATCGCCAGGTCGAGGACATGGGCAGCGCCGCGACAGTTTACGAACCGCTGGTGCAGCGGGGACAGGCCCGACTGAAGCCCCTGCAACACCAGCCCGCCCAGGCAGAAATCCACTGGGCAAACGCCGAACTGCAACTGCGGCAAACGCTGGCAGAGACATCGGCGGATTCTAGCGCCTTTGGCTTTGGGCATCGGCGTGACCTGGCGCGATTGCTGCTGGAGCGGGGCCGCCCAGAAGACACCGCCGAGGCGCTGGCGCTGATGGAAGCGGAGGTCAAGCAGCGGCGCGACGCAGACACGCTCGATACCTACGCCTGGGCGCTGGCACAGATGGGGCGCTGGCAGGAGGCTAGGGAGGTGGTTCAAGCGGCGATCGCCCTGGGCACTCGTGATGCAGCCCTGTGCGATCGCGCCGCCCAAATCGAGGAAGCCCTGGGCAACCCAGCGCAGGCCGCCGCCTATCGCCAGCAAATGCTTGAGATCGATCCCCAATTTGATCAAAACGCACGTCATGCCGCTGGTCTAGGCATAGGCTTGGGCGGCTAG
- a CDS encoding DUF4331 family protein: MEPPSEIAVCTFLQRLIPRRSGLRRAIALSTLAGCLSITALGLTSGLQPAPLQASDHDDGDIDVRSRALSLTDLYVFREIDQNTAARAGDLILVLNTNPRSLARQQYYFSSNAQYDIKIARVANVNNAPVPQPDLTLRFTFSPPNKGNRQVVTLTTIDSSGQTSSTNTTTSGGRILTTSITDAAPRLNTVRVRGANLTVFAGLREDPFFFDVEAYFRVRAAVAGFGPAASFRSPDTALDFTKGYNVNTIVVRVPQQLLAGGRAVNTFDLWGTINIRDPRTGQFTQVEQIARPGINELLTTGSQTIYETYNRTQPARFNSSDSTVIRNNITAVLKLVGNNDTRANALVRALLPDVMRIDTTVPSGYGNKFNALGSPAAGRRLLDDVVDASLNIVTNGAITTDNVSYNGTPGNPAQGHQPLATTFPYLAPPN, from the coding sequence ATGGAACCCCCCTCCGAGATCGCAGTTTGTACTTTCTTACAGCGGCTTATCCCCCGCCGATCTGGGCTAAGGCGGGCGATCGCCCTCAGCACTCTCGCAGGCTGCCTTTCGATCACCGCACTGGGTCTGACGAGTGGCTTGCAGCCTGCACCGCTACAGGCCTCTGACCACGATGACGGCGATATCGACGTTCGCAGCCGCGCCCTCAGCCTGACCGATCTCTACGTCTTTCGGGAAATTGACCAAAACACGGCGGCCCGTGCGGGCGACCTGATCTTGGTGCTAAACACGAACCCGCGATCGCTCGCTCGCCAGCAATACTACTTCAGCAGCAACGCTCAGTACGACATCAAGATTGCGCGAGTTGCCAATGTCAACAATGCCCCCGTACCTCAGCCCGATCTGACGCTGCGGTTCACCTTCTCGCCTCCCAATAAAGGCAATCGCCAGGTCGTCACCCTGACCACCATCGACAGCAGCGGGCAGACCAGCAGCACCAATACCACCACCAGCGGCGGCCGCATTCTCACCACGTCCATCACCGATGCGGCCCCTCGGCTCAATACCGTGCGGGTGCGGGGCGCTAATCTCACGGTTTTTGCGGGGTTGCGCGAAGATCCCTTCTTTTTTGACGTGGAGGCCTACTTCCGCGTGCGGGCGGCGGTCGCAGGCTTTGGCCCAGCAGCGAGCTTCCGTTCGCCCGACACCGCCCTCGACTTTACCAAAGGGTACAACGTCAACACTATCGTCGTGCGGGTGCCGCAGCAGCTCCTAGCAGGCGGCAGAGCGGTCAACACCTTCGACCTCTGGGGCACGATCAACATCCGCGACCCCCGCACAGGTCAATTTACCCAGGTGGAGCAGATTGCCCGGCCCGGCATCAACGAACTGCTGACCACTGGCTCCCAAACCATCTACGAAACCTATAACCGGACGCAGCCTGCCCGGTTTAACTCATCCGACAGCACCGTAATTCGAAACAACATCACAGCCGTTCTGAAACTGGTGGGCAACAACGACACGCGGGCAAACGCGCTGGTGCGGGCGCTGCTGCCAGACGTAATGCGGATTGACACCACGGTCCCCAGCGGCTATGGCAACAAGTTCAATGCGCTGGGTTCCCCGGCAGCAGGCCGGCGGCTGCTGGATGACGTGGTAGATGCGTCGCTAAACATCGTAACCAACGGGGCTATTACCACCGACAATGTTTCCTACAACGGCACACCCGGCAATCCGGCGCAGGGGCATCAGCCGCTGGCGACCACTTTCCCCTATTTAGCACCACCCAATTAG
- a CDS encoding RNA polymerase sigma factor, whose product MTTTKKRLPGTVLVQQESIEQATSLLEQLPEKPKEVWSLREAIELLQDSISTALDRGYSHEEIAALLADKNIKISVSSLKRYLASTKKDKSGTAGKTRRRRSTAVQKKAVTEAAAALPEVEPAASEEPAATPKKRGPRTSSTRSTTAAKTKSPRTSTKTKTTSTTSTRGRKKQA is encoded by the coding sequence ATGACTACCACCAAAAAACGCCTTCCCGGCACTGTCCTGGTTCAGCAAGAATCCATCGAACAGGCCACCAGCCTGCTGGAACAACTCCCCGAAAAGCCCAAAGAAGTTTGGTCTCTGCGGGAAGCCATCGAGCTGCTGCAAGACTCCATTTCAACCGCGCTCGACCGTGGCTATAGCCATGAGGAAATTGCTGCGCTGCTAGCCGATAAGAACATCAAAATCAGCGTCTCTTCCCTCAAACGCTATCTGGCTTCCACCAAAAAGGACAAATCGGGCACTGCAGGCAAAACTCGCCGCCGCCGCAGCACCGCCGTTCAGAAAAAAGCCGTGACCGAGGCCGCTGCCGCGCTGCCAGAGGTCGAACCTGCCGCGTCCGAAGAACCCGCTGCCACCCCCAAAAAGCGCGGCCCCCGCACCAGCAGCACGCGCAGCACCACCGCCGCCAAAACCAAGTCTCCCCGCACTTCGACCAAGACGAAGACCACTTCTACAACCTCGACTCGCGGCCGTAAAAAACAGGCCTAG
- a CDS encoding nickel/cobalt transporter has protein sequence MRKPGRSRYWALFSGVVTVMLWLGLAAPGQAHWADLSVAEVRVAESTVEMMLTYPTGLTAFADGDRNGQLSPQEVRDHATTLQAFLGSQIRMLDGDRRPGTLTLEPLEANAPLPNSVRLAPNTTHSTLRLTFAWPQPVQGVQIHYGLFLPDVPTASCLTTILQNGRLRTFLFTPRQQTLALAPGLPGLGTGELLLAIAGAFLWGAIHSMSPGHGKTIVGAYLVGERATPKHAVFLALTTTITHTLGVFALGLATLFAAQYVLPEQLYPWLSLASGAMVVGIGLNLLHRRLRSKPDSHQHDLVHHNLHSSLSSKSPSSSHFHSHPQPHKSHKSAEPNQVYSEDHYHSQNLVHVPALVRAHDSYRLQKNPRGLPHSRSPEHSHCASQDDRGDSHKHPNSHAYGNSHEHSHRHPYENFHKSSREDSLEYPNEPVCQPSHEHSQESSHKHSREHSHEYSHGHSQRHSHKYSQEHSHEHSRGHSHEHSRGHSHEHSRGHSHEHSQGHSHLPPGADGEPVTWRSLVALGVSGGLVPCPAALVLLLSAIALGKTGFGLVLVLAFSLGLAGVLTGLGLLLVRAKHWFWRVPTPQRWTHILPLVSAAGITLLGVGISLKALTQLLL, from the coding sequence ATGCGTAAACCAGGTCGCTCTCGATACTGGGCGTTGTTCTCTGGAGTCGTCACAGTGATGCTGTGGCTGGGACTGGCGGCTCCTGGGCAGGCCCACTGGGCAGATTTGTCCGTTGCGGAAGTGCGCGTGGCAGAATCCACTGTGGAAATGATGCTCACCTATCCAACCGGGCTAACGGCGTTTGCCGATGGCGATCGCAACGGTCAACTCTCTCCCCAGGAAGTGCGCGACCATGCCACCACGCTACAGGCGTTTTTGGGCAGCCAGATTCGGATGCTGGATGGCGATCGCCGCCCCGGTACGCTCACCCTGGAACCGCTGGAAGCCAATGCACCTTTGCCTAACAGCGTCCGCCTCGCGCCAAACACCACCCACAGCACGCTACGCCTTACCTTTGCCTGGCCCCAGCCTGTTCAGGGGGTGCAAATTCACTACGGCCTGTTCCTGCCCGATGTGCCCACGGCAAGCTGCCTGACCACAATTCTACAAAACGGGCGGCTGCGGACGTTTCTGTTTACCCCAAGGCAACAAACCCTGGCCCTTGCGCCAGGACTGCCCGGACTCGGCACAGGGGAACTGCTGCTGGCGATCGCCGGAGCGTTTCTCTGGGGCGCGATTCACTCCATGTCGCCAGGGCACGGCAAAACGATCGTCGGCGCTTATCTGGTAGGCGAACGCGCCACGCCCAAACATGCAGTATTCCTAGCGCTGACGACCACCATCACCCATACCCTCGGCGTGTTTGCGCTGGGGCTAGCGACGCTGTTCGCGGCTCAGTACGTGCTTCCAGAGCAGCTTTATCCCTGGCTAAGTCTGGCATCGGGCGCGATGGTGGTTGGGATTGGTCTGAATCTGCTGCATCGTCGGCTACGTTCAAAACCCGATTCGCATCAGCATGACCTAGTACATCATAATCTGCATTCCAGCTTGAGTTCCAAATCACCGTCTAGCAGTCATTTCCATTCACATCCTCAGCCTCATAAATCTCATAAGTCTGCCGAGCCTAATCAAGTGTATTCAGAAGATCATTATCATTCACAGAATTTGGTTCATGTGCCTGCCCTGGTTCGTGCTCACGATTCCTACAGGCTGCAAAAAAATCCGCGTGGGCTTCCCCATAGCCGTTCTCCTGAACATTCCCACTGTGCTTCTCAGGACGATCGAGGAGATTCTCATAAGCATCCTAATAGCCATGCCTATGGAAATTCCCATGAACATTCTCATAGACATCCGTATGAGAATTTCCATAAATCTTCTCGCGAGGATAGTCTTGAGTACCCGAATGAGCCTGTTTGCCAGCCTTCTCATGAGCATTCGCAGGAGTCCTCTCACAAGCATTCCCGTGAGCATTCTCATGAATACTCCCACGGACATTCCCAGAGGCATTCCCATAAATACTCCCAGGAGCATTCTCATGAACACTCCCGCGGACATTCTCATGAACACTCCCGCGGACATTCTCATGAACACTCCCGCGGACATTCTCATGAACACTCTCAGGGGCATTCTCATCTGCCGCCCGGAGCGGATGGTGAACCTGTGACTTGGCGCAGTCTGGTAGCGCTTGGCGTTTCGGGAGGGCTGGTGCCCTGTCCGGCGGCGCTGGTGCTGCTGCTGAGCGCGATCGCCCTGGGTAAAACTGGGTTTGGGCTAGTGCTGGTGCTGGCTTTTAGCCTGGGGCTGGCAGGCGTGCTGACGGGGTTGGGGCTGCTGCTGGTGCGGGCCAAGCACTGGTTTTGGCGAGTGCCTACGCCCCAGCGGTGGACGCATATCTTACCCTTGGTTAGCGCGGCGGGCATTACGCTGCTGGGCGTGGGGATTTCGCTTAAGGCGCTTACGCAACTATTGCTGTGA
- a CDS encoding phosphoribulokinase has protein sequence MSHRPIILGIVGDSAAGKTTLTRGIAQVLGENDVTVICTDDYHRYDRKQRAELGISALHPDCNYLDIIQQHLSLLRTGQPILKPIYNHSSGTFDPPEYIKPKRFVIVEGLLGYATRGMRDSYDVKVYLAPPEDLRHTWKINRDTRKRGYTREQVIKQIQQRESDSEAFIRPQRQWADVVVSFYPPSDNLTQDELLLAVRLVLRPTIPHPDFSSIIGDGEHAGGAVRLGLDRDMGKPVDVMEIDAHATAEQVRDLERSLCQEVPYLGQFCSLEGNPGIGKLIGTTGETLQSYPLAITQLLITYHMLKAANVSANVA, from the coding sequence ATGTCCCACCGACCTATCATCCTTGGCATTGTTGGCGATAGTGCCGCCGGAAAGACGACGTTGACTCGCGGCATCGCGCAGGTGCTCGGCGAAAACGATGTGACCGTCATCTGCACCGACGACTATCACCGCTACGACCGCAAACAGCGGGCTGAGCTGGGAATTTCTGCCCTACATCCCGACTGCAATTATCTCGACATTATTCAGCAGCACCTCTCGCTGCTGCGGACGGGACAGCCCATTTTAAAGCCGATTTATAACCACAGCAGCGGCACCTTCGACCCGCCAGAGTATATCAAACCTAAGCGATTTGTAATTGTGGAAGGGCTGCTGGGCTATGCCACGCGAGGAATGCGCGACAGCTACGATGTTAAAGTTTATTTGGCTCCGCCGGAAGACCTGCGCCACACCTGGAAGATAAACCGCGATACCCGCAAGCGTGGCTATACCCGTGAGCAGGTCATCAAGCAAATCCAGCAGCGCGAGTCGGACTCAGAAGCCTTTATTCGGCCGCAGCGGCAGTGGGCGGATGTCGTAGTGAGCTTCTATCCGCCCAGCGATAACTTAACGCAGGATGAACTGCTGCTGGCGGTGCGGCTGGTGCTGCGTCCCACGATTCCCCATCCAGATTTCAGCAGCATTATTGGCGACGGAGAACATGCAGGCGGTGCGGTGCGGCTGGGGCTAGACCGCGACATGGGCAAGCCTGTGGACGTAATGGAGATCGATGCCCACGCTACAGCAGAGCAGGTGCGAGATCTGGAGCGCAGCCTGTGCCAGGAGGTGCCCTACTTGGGTCAGTTTTGCAGTCTGGAGGGCAATCCTGGAATTGGCAAGCTGATTGGCACCACTGGAGAGACGCTGCAAAGCTATCCACTCGCCATTACTCAACTGCTGATTACTTATCACATGCTGAAGGCTGCGAACGTTTCTGCAAACGTTGCCTGA